In Halorubrum trapanicum, the following are encoded in one genomic region:
- a CDS encoding winged helix-turn-helix domain-containing protein yields the protein MPRPPDDCLDAVLTERHPFLRALIEQPRSKCDLEDEIDGSRSTLDRALRDLADAELATYEDGVWKPTPLGRCSYRTRNAYLERLENLAEVAPLFNELSSGSPVDCAFVIGADVHETDPSMPDAIMQTLLDSVEGGQVVSVVTPVVVTGFAEDFYERVSRGKNYSLELLIPPDVFERTRAAFPTLTDELLDDENVSLHTASIPFSFGLWIVDSAEAGIIIFTDQGVRGILVNDTTEALDWATEQYERVKQDADPVFLRGHV from the coding sequence ATGCCCCGCCCACCCGATGATTGCCTTGACGCCGTCCTCACCGAGCGTCACCCATTCCTCCGCGCACTCATCGAACAACCTCGCTCGAAGTGTGACCTCGAAGACGAAATAGACGGGTCGCGCTCCACACTCGACCGCGCGCTTCGTGACCTCGCCGACGCCGAACTCGCCACGTACGAAGACGGAGTGTGGAAGCCCACGCCCCTCGGACGATGCAGTTACCGGACACGAAACGCGTATCTCGAACGCTTGGAGAATCTTGCTGAGGTGGCACCACTATTCAACGAACTCTCTTCCGGGAGTCCAGTCGACTGCGCATTCGTTATCGGAGCAGATGTCCACGAGACCGATCCATCGATGCCAGATGCAATCATGCAAACACTGCTCGACAGTGTCGAAGGTGGACAAGTCGTTTCCGTTGTGACGCCTGTCGTCGTCACCGGCTTCGCTGAAGACTTCTACGAGCGCGTGAGTCGTGGTAAGAACTACTCGCTCGAACTGCTCATCCCACCAGACGTGTTCGAGCGCACCCGTGCCGCGTTTCCAACACTCACGGACGAACTGCTGGATGACGAGAACGTGAGCCTGCACACTGCATCGATCCCATTCAGTTTCGGGCTCTGGATCGTCGATTCAGCCGAGGCAGGCATTATCATCTTCACCGACCAAGGCGTGCGTGGCATCCTCGTGAACGACACCACAGAAGCGCTCGACTGGGCGACAGAGCAGTATGAACGCGTGAAACAGGACGCTGACCCGGTCTTCCTCCGAGGCCACGTCTAA
- a CDS encoding VirB4 family type IV secretion system protein: MRSAILQAGGGVGSQLVRWLSSPTSTEGAALYLLIVGLLGIGGKLLWDWYTEDDTEEVEFSDVLDEETLEQGEAERQLLDDIAESHKTVTAPAAAEWETRAARVGEQWTTTLYIADYPDYPNDGYLSELFEMTDVQFDLTAHITPKNQERARNELQDIADDLQVDADLEQSVRSAYLQERANEAAATYKAVENGANVFDQGMFITVRADEKEDLRDAVQKVKSALRDDPANLTPKTAICRQDLALQSAAPIGDNEFGRTSIALGGAVGALLSSPHNATILEEGGVEFGIHKDNQSPVVIDPFARDNGYAMFTVGDTGSGKSFSSKQNFIRSIEQSKDRIGIILEPLNNWAGVAEALDAKRITVGGTLGLNPLEIRETPEHVQRAMGEDASPFNEKLDDAMSFLTNFFALRGISLGDRRTTLELGLKRAYKRNGITDDISTHDNPSPTIQDMMDVFEEMVNDPEEFVVRSDEEAGKIKEDATWLLDQLRPFEDDGRHGNLGQESDFDIRDEKVIYLDLAQQEGSVDSSTALTMQLLISLVYERAKVSEKEVVFYIDEARYIMQDAASLAFLETVFRHHRHHDLSIRLVTQTVDEFFEHAESEAILDQCAVKQFHRLDGMDEEWADEFGLNYAQMRFVQDAVPGNEDAGFSEALVGVDGEWHGIQVKAMPKEKQVIDFDPTSQVRSSLPGAGDEAVDTEMEEFQEELEHRATNGTNETSELNEESDAVEAEPDGGSTEETNDG, encoded by the coding sequence ATGCGTAGCGCGATCCTTCAAGCGGGAGGCGGCGTGGGCAGTCAGCTCGTCAGGTGGCTCTCCAGTCCGACCTCTACGGAGGGCGCAGCGCTCTATCTCCTCATCGTTGGCCTGCTCGGTATCGGTGGGAAACTCCTCTGGGACTGGTACACCGAAGACGACACGGAAGAAGTCGAGTTCTCCGACGTACTCGACGAGGAGACACTCGAACAGGGCGAGGCCGAACGCCAGCTCCTCGACGACATCGCCGAATCACACAAGACGGTGACCGCGCCGGCTGCCGCCGAGTGGGAAACGCGAGCCGCACGGGTCGGCGAGCAGTGGACGACGACGCTGTACATCGCTGACTACCCGGACTACCCCAACGACGGCTACCTCTCCGAGCTCTTCGAGATGACGGACGTGCAGTTCGATTTGACGGCCCACATCACGCCGAAGAACCAGGAGCGGGCGCGGAACGAACTGCAGGATATCGCTGACGACCTTCAGGTGGACGCTGACCTTGAACAGAGCGTGCGGAGTGCCTACCTACAGGAACGCGCCAACGAGGCCGCAGCGACGTACAAGGCCGTCGAGAACGGCGCGAATGTCTTCGACCAGGGGATGTTCATCACGGTCCGGGCCGACGAGAAGGAGGACCTCCGCGACGCCGTCCAGAAGGTCAAGAGCGCGCTCCGCGACGACCCGGCGAACCTCACGCCGAAGACGGCAATCTGTCGGCAGGACCTCGCCCTTCAGTCCGCCGCGCCCATCGGCGACAACGAGTTCGGGCGGACGTCGATTGCGCTCGGCGGCGCCGTCGGCGCGCTGCTGTCCTCGCCGCACAACGCGACGATCCTCGAGGAGGGCGGCGTCGAGTTCGGGATTCACAAAGACAACCAGAGCCCGGTCGTCATCGACCCGTTCGCGCGGGACAACGGGTACGCGATGTTCACCGTCGGCGACACCGGCTCCGGGAAGTCGTTCAGTTCGAAACAGAACTTCATCCGGTCGATCGAGCAGAGCAAGGACCGTATCGGCATCATCCTCGAGCCGTTGAACAACTGGGCGGGGGTCGCCGAAGCGCTCGATGCCAAACGCATCACGGTCGGCGGGACGCTCGGCCTGAACCCCTTGGAGATTCGGGAGACGCCCGAGCACGTCCAGCGGGCGATGGGCGAGGACGCGAGCCCGTTCAACGAGAAGCTCGACGACGCGATGAGCTTCCTCACCAACTTCTTCGCGCTGCGGGGCATCTCGCTGGGTGACCGCCGGACGACGCTCGAACTCGGACTCAAGCGAGCGTACAAGCGCAACGGCATCACCGACGACATCTCGACGCACGACAACCCGAGTCCGACGATTCAGGATATGATGGACGTCTTCGAGGAGATGGTCAACGACCCCGAGGAGTTCGTCGTCCGGTCCGACGAGGAGGCGGGGAAGATCAAAGAGGACGCGACGTGGCTCCTCGACCAGCTCCGCCCCTTCGAGGACGACGGTCGGCACGGCAACCTCGGCCAGGAGTCCGACTTCGATATCCGCGACGAGAAGGTCATCTACCTCGACCTCGCCCAGCAGGAGGGCAGCGTCGACAGCAGCACGGCGCTGACGATGCAGCTACTCATCTCGCTGGTGTACGAGCGGGCGAAAGTCTCGGAGAAGGAGGTCGTGTTCTACATCGACGAGGCGCGCTACATCATGCAGGACGCCGCGAGCCTGGCGTTCCTCGAGACGGTGTTCCGCCACCACCGACATCACGACCTCTCGATTCGACTGGTCACGCAGACCGTCGACGAGTTCTTCGAGCACGCCGAGTCCGAGGCGATTCTGGACCAATGTGCGGTTAAGCAGTTCCACCGCCTCGACGGGATGGACGAAGAATGGGCCGACGAGTTCGGCTTGAACTACGCGCAGATGCGGTTCGTTCAGGACGCTGTCCCCGGCAACGAGGACGCCGGCTTCTCCGAGGCGTTGGTAGGCGTCGACGGCGAGTGGCACGGCATCCAGGTCAAAGCGATGCCCAAGGAGAAGCAGGTCATCGACTTTGACCCGACCTCCCAAGTTCGATCCTCGCTGCCCGGCGCCGGCGATGAGGCCGTCGATACCGAGATGGAGGAGTTCCAAGAAGAGCTCGAGCATCGAGCAACGAACGGAACGAACGAAACGAGCGAACTGAACGAGGAATCAGACGCCGTCGAAGCTGAGCCAGACGGCGGGTCAACGGAGGAGACCAACGATGGCTGA
- a CDS encoding transposase, translating to MPYTSESCRTTFRRIAQRQYSEWPAYNSTLLYDRTSLAGLESDIRTVSETWFDHDSHDSIEEFVCALPLAYFRFSAHDQYAGSTRYQMATLFRVFVLQECHGWEHETALVGYLRNRPELRDKLGVETIPYQSTLWRSWHERFTPDLRETVETAARTILIKAQNAGVETPREPARKLRYHGNESGESDPNDQTTLEQAEKITGHVSRVVFPAFSLERGEGCEIHENAYWDLQTYLGLRERLAANEGARSFIYESTRDRTPLGHAHREHIRDLSIEQVRAMYRQAVTRLLNEVAGTEQFFRAGIVAIDITEADPFTGDRTGHEDEIIGTKETTDEYAYQWATVQLVGNAVPIVLDARPVQKGESRLEIVKDLLNSAEEMVHVDNVLMDREFDSQHVLEMLSQRGLSYVVPKRMQTSEKAQAKRLLQRGQDRYEADRKLHLGKNEWHETTLTYRRKEDSEHDDHRQYSVFMSNCGSGHLTEYGYRWEIESGYKSIKRFMAATTSKDFGLRFFYFAFACLLYSIWRAVDLLVQVELTGEYEHSPIVTADNTLTLLKKETGIG from the coding sequence ATGCCCTACACCAGTGAGTCCTGTCGGACTACGTTTCGACGGATCGCCCAACGACAATATAGTGAGTGGCCGGCGTACAATTCGACACTACTGTACGATCGAACGTCGCTCGCTGGACTGGAATCTGATATCCGGACAGTCTCAGAGACGTGGTTCGATCACGATAGTCACGACTCTATCGAGGAGTTCGTCTGTGCACTCCCGCTAGCCTACTTTCGATTTAGCGCCCATGATCAGTATGCGGGGTCGACACGCTACCAGATGGCCACTCTCTTCCGGGTGTTCGTCCTGCAAGAATGCCACGGGTGGGAGCACGAAACCGCACTCGTTGGCTACCTCAGGAACCGCCCTGAACTCCGCGATAAACTGGGGGTCGAGACGATCCCGTACCAATCGACACTGTGGCGAAGCTGGCACGAGCGGTTCACCCCTGACCTCCGAGAGACTGTCGAGACAGCGGCTCGAACGATTCTCATCAAAGCCCAGAATGCGGGTGTCGAGACTCCGCGTGAACCGGCACGAAAGCTCCGATACCACGGGAACGAGTCTGGTGAGTCAGACCCGAATGATCAAACTACGTTGGAGCAGGCAGAGAAGATCACCGGACACGTCAGCCGCGTCGTCTTCCCGGCGTTTTCGCTGGAACGTGGCGAGGGCTGTGAGATACACGAGAACGCCTACTGGGACTTACAGACGTATCTCGGACTTCGCGAGCGGCTGGCTGCGAACGAAGGGGCTCGCAGTTTTATCTACGAATCGACTCGGGATCGGACACCGCTGGGCCACGCCCATCGCGAGCACATCCGCGACCTCTCGATTGAACAGGTTCGAGCGATGTACCGGCAGGCCGTCACTCGGCTCCTGAACGAAGTTGCCGGGACAGAGCAGTTCTTTCGAGCGGGGATCGTCGCGATCGACATTACCGAAGCTGACCCGTTCACGGGCGATAGAACGGGCCACGAAGACGAAATTATCGGCACCAAGGAGACAACTGACGAGTACGCCTATCAGTGGGCGACAGTCCAGTTAGTCGGCAACGCCGTCCCGATCGTCCTTGATGCGCGGCCAGTTCAGAAGGGTGAGTCCCGCTTAGAAATCGTCAAGGACCTCTTGAATTCTGCCGAGGAGATGGTTCACGTCGACAACGTGCTGATGGACCGAGAGTTCGATAGCCAGCACGTCCTGGAGATGCTCAGCCAACGTGGGCTTTCATACGTCGTGCCGAAACGAATGCAGACCAGCGAGAAAGCCCAGGCCAAGCGATTGCTCCAGCGCGGCCAAGACCGCTACGAGGCCGACCGGAAGCTCCATCTCGGAAAAAATGAGTGGCACGAGACGACGCTGACCTACCGCCGGAAAGAGGACTCCGAGCACGACGATCACCGGCAGTATTCGGTGTTCATGTCGAATTGCGGGAGCGGGCACCTCACAGAGTACGGCTATCGCTGGGAGATCGAGAGCGGCTACAAATCGATCAAACGGTTCATGGCTGCGACAACGTCGAAGGATTTCGGGCTACGGTTCTTCTACTTCGCATTCGCGTGTCTCCTGTACTCGATCTGGCGAGCTGTCGATCTGCTCGTGCAGGTTGAGTTGACTGGTGAGTACGAGCACTCGCCGATCGTAACAGCCGACAATACGCTGACGCTGCTAAAGAAGGAGACTGGAATTGGGTAG
- a CDS encoding phage integrase SAM-like domain-containing protein, whose translation MTPRERTNQSLASSFERYLQDKGKGRGGDGGNYRRNAARELERFAEWTAGDRGADDWTGIVSDDVDRKPTFDDLDERVFREYARHLGGDRGLKQNTVQTYYRYISAWCGWCVNEGYLEAHYAQRASAMAPLPEDDGRKPGDQQAWTSEQRHALTRHVDERARDAVEAYTTLPEDTDPLDKQRARYVALKATRDRALVFVLAYTAVRVGELLRDPNDPRRRGVRWEDLSLDDGSMDVYRKKQQWDAASLPDPVISPLRSYRQLMDPPTEQWPVFPTFDQRTLAELVQDDLADRGERPEAITERRAEYARDLLLALDEDIRPPSITTDGARSILQRLSEAAEIDIDHPKHDYLAPHGGRRGMGEVLVRAFGYTVAARYLDNSEEMVRERYSHIEAGELGDVATEALEQID comes from the coding sequence ATGACACCTCGAGAACGCACTAATCAGTCACTCGCGAGTTCCTTCGAGCGCTACCTCCAGGACAAGGGGAAAGGCCGCGGCGGCGACGGTGGGAACTATCGACGTAACGCTGCACGCGAGCTTGAACGGTTCGCCGAGTGGACCGCCGGCGACCGCGGCGCCGACGACTGGACCGGGATCGTCTCCGACGACGTCGACCGCAAACCGACCTTCGACGATCTCGACGAACGCGTGTTCCGGGAGTACGCCCGACATCTCGGTGGAGATCGGGGACTCAAGCAGAACACGGTACAAACCTATTACCGCTATATCTCTGCCTGGTGTGGGTGGTGTGTCAACGAAGGGTATCTCGAGGCGCATTACGCGCAGCGGGCGAGTGCGATGGCGCCGTTACCGGAGGACGACGGCCGCAAGCCCGGCGACCAGCAGGCCTGGACGTCTGAACAGCGCCACGCTCTCACCCGCCACGTCGACGAACGGGCCCGCGACGCTGTCGAGGCGTACACGACACTCCCAGAGGATACTGACCCCCTCGACAAGCAGCGAGCGCGCTACGTAGCGCTGAAGGCGACTCGTGACCGGGCTCTGGTGTTCGTCCTCGCGTACACCGCTGTCCGCGTTGGCGAACTCCTCCGAGATCCAAACGACCCGCGCCGGCGCGGCGTCCGCTGGGAGGATCTCTCCCTCGACGACGGGAGTATGGACGTCTACCGGAAGAAACAGCAGTGGGACGCCGCGAGTCTCCCCGATCCAGTGATTTCTCCGCTGCGAAGCTATCGCCAGCTGATGGACCCGCCGACGGAGCAGTGGCCGGTGTTTCCGACGTTCGACCAACGGACGCTCGCAGAGCTCGTCCAGGATGACCTCGCCGATCGAGGGGAACGCCCAGAAGCAATCACTGAACGCCGTGCGGAGTACGCTCGCGACCTGCTGCTGGCGCTCGATGAGGACATTCGGCCTCCATCGATCACGACGGACGGCGCACGGTCGATTCTCCAACGGCTCTCAGAGGCTGCAGAGATCGACATCGACCATCCGAAACACGACTATCTCGCGCCCCACGGTGGTCGACGTGGAATGGGCGAGGTGCTAGTCCGCGCGTTCGGGTACACTGTTGCGGCTCGCTATCTCGATAACTCGGAGGAGATGGTTCGTGAACGGTATTCGCATATTGAAGCCGGTGAATTGGGTGATGTCGCAACTGAAGCACTCGAACAGATCGATTGA
- a CDS encoding transposase yields MSEILDPLSDRARRLTHAYKTGIELSETLRDRACLRAAVSGVTLYTKHLQDGYPDWHPASDSFQGMLRLFMYREITGDSYRTLETHQELAEPFGLDHVPDESVLSRTWRKRFDDGVREYVTVAAHFVVKEVHDYGPPVPVVRPKEEVTDSNPESADDDEQTHSTGTEFSDEQVHRTTRLARDHGFDGFDSDRAQNASYEDTQFFELQTFMGMVGCGTAQGAARFQYRRGEEYGPHGDTHLRAVKQFEPEALIEGFDRASDRLLSVIGEEASFRRPVTAAIDVTTVPYYGEVEAMPMVSGTKGEEERVFKFATLSIVGENIPLVLAVEPIRESSAWDRNPPNQVHRVVRRLVQRAKEHVPVETVLCDREFDSKRVYQTLSNLGVNYLVPTRINSTEREVIETMDADGQNVAVESASVHVESGSHSMQFLYVPSTSGEGTTVFATNLRVGPDEAESFCRRYSRRWQIENEYKSIKGDFLAKTSSKDYRVRLFYFVFAVLLYNIWRLTDFLLKAGVDGEMDYAPVLTAGECVEIVVSALIPPD; encoded by the coding sequence ATGTCAGAGATCTTGGACCCGCTGTCGGACCGTGCCCGCCGGCTGACCCACGCCTATAAAACCGGAATCGAGCTCAGCGAAACACTGCGAGATCGAGCGTGTCTCCGAGCTGCGGTGAGCGGCGTCACGCTCTACACAAAACATCTCCAAGACGGCTACCCGGACTGGCACCCGGCATCCGATTCGTTCCAGGGGATGCTCCGGCTGTTTATGTATCGGGAGATTACCGGCGACAGCTATCGGACTCTCGAAACGCATCAGGAGCTCGCCGAACCGTTCGGGCTAGACCACGTTCCTGACGAGTCGGTTCTCTCGCGCACTTGGCGCAAGCGCTTCGACGATGGGGTCCGCGAATACGTGACCGTCGCCGCTCACTTCGTCGTCAAAGAGGTCCACGACTACGGACCTCCTGTCCCCGTGGTGCGTCCGAAAGAGGAGGTCACTGACTCGAACCCAGAGTCGGCCGACGACGATGAGCAAACCCACTCTACAGGCACTGAGTTTTCGGACGAGCAGGTTCACCGGACGACACGCCTCGCACGGGACCACGGATTTGACGGATTCGATTCTGATCGAGCGCAGAACGCCTCCTACGAGGATACGCAGTTCTTCGAGCTACAGACGTTCATGGGGATGGTTGGTTGTGGCACTGCGCAGGGAGCTGCTCGCTTCCAGTACAGGCGTGGCGAAGAATATGGTCCACACGGGGACACGCACTTGCGGGCGGTCAAGCAATTTGAGCCGGAAGCGCTGATCGAGGGGTTCGACCGGGCCAGCGACCGACTACTCTCGGTAATCGGGGAGGAAGCCTCGTTCCGACGACCCGTGACGGCCGCGATCGACGTCACGACAGTTCCTTACTACGGCGAGGTCGAGGCGATGCCGATGGTCAGCGGTACAAAAGGTGAAGAAGAACGGGTTTTCAAGTTCGCGACGCTCTCGATTGTCGGCGAGAACATCCCGCTCGTGCTCGCTGTGGAGCCGATTCGGGAGAGCTCAGCGTGGGATAGGAATCCGCCGAATCAGGTTCACCGTGTAGTTCGGCGGCTCGTTCAACGAGCGAAAGAACACGTCCCCGTAGAGACGGTGCTTTGTGACCGGGAGTTCGATTCTAAGCGAGTCTACCAGACACTCTCGAATCTCGGCGTGAACTACCTCGTTCCCACACGGATCAATAGCACTGAGCGGGAGGTCATCGAAACAATGGATGCCGATGGACAAAACGTAGCGGTCGAATCAGCGTCCGTTCACGTCGAATCGGGAAGTCACTCGATGCAGTTTCTGTACGTGCCGTCGACGAGTGGTGAGGGGACGACTGTCTTCGCCACGAATCTCCGAGTCGGCCCCGATGAGGCCGAGTCGTTCTGTCGCCGCTACAGCCGCCGCTGGCAGATCGAAAACGAGTACAAGTCTATCAAGGGCGATTTCCTCGCGAAGACCTCCTCAAAAGACTACCGCGTCCGGCTGTTCTACTTCGTGTTCGCCGTACTCCTCTACAATATCTGGCGACTCACGGATTTCCTGCTGAAAGCGGGCGTCGATGGCGAAATGGACTATGCGCCGGTCCTGACTGCGGGTGAGTGTGTCGAGATCGTCGTTTCGGCATTGATTCCGCCCGACTGA
- a CDS encoding transposase: protein MRYLCEAYQLGIAIRNDLHDTDLATAFENIDHSIDAIEDGYPAWHPAPLSFRAMVLAFIFMEITGVSYAAFTRRLTRQPEVATLLGFSRVPDESAFSRAWRNRFDDAVHEYVQTAAHFVVKEVHDFDISAPEVRPKAEIVDDTQEDADSAEDESFSQDEIVQTTRLARDHAFDHFESDRAANASYEDTRFFELQTYMGMVSCGTAQGAARFQYRRGAEYGPHGDTHLRAVKQFEPQELVDGFNELTDRLLSVIASEASFRRPVTAAIDITTVPYYGDVEEMPMVSGTKDGEGRAFKFATLSIIGRNIPLVLAVEPVCESSAWDENPPNQIHRVVRRLVQRAKEHVPIETVLCDREFDSMRVLQTLSNLNVNYLIPKRITSSERDVIEQMDEDDQEVAVESASVHVEAGSHPMRFLYVPSTSGEGTTVFATNLRVGPDEAETFCRRYSRRWQIENEYKSIKNDFLAKTSSKDYRVRLFYFVFAVLLYNIWRLTDSLLKAGVNGEMNYAPVLTAGECVEIIASALIPPD from the coding sequence ATGCGCTATCTGTGCGAAGCGTATCAACTCGGGATAGCTATCCGAAACGATCTCCATGATACCGACCTTGCCACCGCGTTTGAGAATATCGACCACTCGATTGATGCCATCGAAGACGGGTATCCAGCGTGGCATCCTGCCCCGCTCTCCTTTCGCGCGATGGTTCTCGCGTTCATTTTCATGGAGATTACAGGGGTGTCGTACGCCGCATTCACGCGACGACTAACGCGACAACCGGAAGTCGCCACTCTCCTCGGATTCAGTCGTGTCCCCGATGAATCGGCATTCTCGCGGGCGTGGCGGAACCGATTCGACGACGCTGTCCACGAATACGTGCAGACCGCCGCCCACTTCGTCGTCAAAGAGGTCCACGATTTCGACATCTCTGCACCCGAAGTGCGCCCCAAGGCAGAGATCGTCGACGATACTCAAGAAGACGCGGACTCCGCGGAGGATGAATCGTTCTCGCAGGACGAGATCGTCCAGACGACGCGGCTTGCCCGTGATCACGCTTTTGACCACTTCGAGTCAGACCGGGCCGCGAACGCCTCCTACGAGGACACGCGGTTCTTTGAGTTGCAGACCTACATGGGAATGGTCAGCTGTGGCACCGCCCAGGGGGCCGCTCGCTTCCAGTATCGACGAGGCGCGGAGTACGGACCCCATGGAGATACCCACCTCCGCGCTGTCAAGCAATTCGAACCTCAAGAACTTGTGGATGGATTTAATGAGTTGACGGATCGTTTGCTCTCAGTTATCGCCTCTGAAGCGTCGTTCCGTCGGCCTGTTACTGCCGCCATCGATATCACGACTGTTCCCTACTATGGGGATGTTGAGGAGATGCCGATGGTGAGCGGGACGAAAGATGGGGAGGGTCGAGCGTTCAAATTTGCGACCCTCTCGATCATTGGGCGGAATATCCCCCTTGTTCTGGCAGTCGAGCCAGTGTGTGAGAGTTCAGCGTGGGATGAGAACCCGCCGAACCAGATTCATCGCGTCGTACGCAGACTCGTTCAGCGCGCGAAAGAGCACGTCCCCATCGAGACGGTGCTTTGCGACCGCGAGTTCGATTCTATGCGCGTGTTGCAGACGCTCTCGAACCTAAATGTGAACTACCTCATCCCGAAACGGATCACCAGCTCCGAACGCGATGTGATAGAGCAGATGGACGAGGATGACCAAGAGGTAGCTGTGGAGTCGGCCTCCGTTCACGTCGAGGCTGGCTCACATCCGATGCGGTTTCTGTACGTGCCGTCGACGAGCGGCGAGGGGACAACCGTGTTCGCGACGAATCTCCGAGTCGGCCCCGATGAAGCCGAGACGTTCTGTCGGCGCTACAGCCGTCGCTGGCAGATCGAGAACGAGTACAAGAGCATCAAGAACGACTTCTTGGCGAAGACCTCCTCGAAGGACTACCGCGTTCGCTTGTTCTACTTCGTGTTCGCCGTACTTCTCTACAACATCTGGCGACTCACGGACTCCCTGCTGAAAGCGGGTGTCAACGGCGAGATGAACTACGCACCCGTGCTGACCGCGGGTGAGTGTGTCGAGATAATCGCCTCGGCGTTGATACCACCCGACTGA
- a CDS encoding winged helix-turn-helix domain-containing protein yields the protein MKQPDPADFEALIADRSGFLRVLTAAPRSKRDLTELFDCSRSTIDRVLRSLADAYLVEYQDGEWHATAAGVCAYRKHDEYASFLTDLADAAPILAALPTETPIGEAFLPGSTAHIAESSVPDAVLDVMLCSVRGASVVRGLVPKAPAGSATEFYEAAVTDDSATLELVLDGDVFDRLYELNPQETKDALDKPSVTLFRGTIPWTFGLWIADETEVGVVVYTEQGIQGCMLNDTKTAVEWATEQYDSVERDAEEIFLRGGPKGIR from the coding sequence ATGAAACAACCCGATCCCGCCGATTTTGAAGCGCTCATCGCAGACCGGTCGGGTTTTCTCCGTGTCCTCACCGCGGCGCCACGCTCAAAACGCGACCTTACCGAATTGTTCGACTGTTCGCGCTCGACGATTGATCGAGTGTTACGCTCGCTCGCTGACGCATACCTCGTTGAGTACCAGGACGGTGAATGGCACGCAACCGCCGCCGGGGTGTGTGCATATCGCAAACACGACGAGTACGCCTCGTTCCTCACCGACCTCGCCGACGCAGCACCGATCCTCGCTGCGCTCCCCACCGAGACCCCCATCGGTGAAGCGTTTCTTCCGGGATCAACTGCGCATATTGCCGAGAGCAGTGTTCCCGATGCAGTCCTCGATGTAATGCTTTGCTCAGTCCGCGGAGCATCTGTCGTCCGAGGGCTAGTCCCGAAGGCGCCCGCAGGCTCAGCGACTGAGTTCTACGAGGCAGCAGTCACAGATGATTCTGCTACACTGGAGTTGGTGCTCGATGGAGACGTATTCGACCGATTATACGAACTGAATCCACAGGAGACGAAAGATGCGTTAGACAAACCGAGCGTTACGTTGTTTCGCGGGACGATTCCGTGGACGTTTGGGCTATGGATAGCGGATGAAACGGAGGTCGGTGTCGTCGTTTACACGGAACAAGGAATTCAGGGCTGTATGCTGAATGATACTAAGACTGCGGTTGAGTGGGCGACAGAACAGTATGATTCGGTTGAGCGAGATGCAGAGGAAATTTTCCTTCGTGGAGGTCCCAAAGGGATACGGTAA